The Streptomyces sp. NBC_00236 DNA window CTCGTGCGGCAGCTGTCGGTGAGATCCGTCAGCTGTCAGCTCTGGGTGGTGGGCTTCGCTTCGTTCACCGGGCGGGAGCTCGTCACGTCACCGGGAGCGGCCTGGATCGTGCGCGCGGCGGCGGGCTGCTGGGGAGCCTGGTCGGCGACCGTGTCCGTCGTGGCCGCGGGCTCGTCGTCCTTCTTCATGGCCTTGGCCTCGCTCTTGAGGATGCGGGCCGACTTGCCGAGCGAACGCGCCATGTCGGGAAGCTTCTTGGCACCGAACAACAGCAGGATGACAGCGATGATCAGAACGATCTCGAGAGGCTTCAGATTGCCCATGATGTGCTTCCTTCTCGCTGAGGCGGCTGGAGGTGGGACCGCTGCCCTTGGACCGGACACACGTCCGACCATTTCGCTGGGAGCGATCGTAACCCGCGGGAGTAAACGCGAGGCAATGCCTATGCATACTTTCGCTGCGGCCCGCACCTCCTGCCAGGGCCGTCACCAGCAGCGTACCCCCCGGGCCTGTGAAAGAGGAGGCCGCGCCTACGGATCAAACGGCGGCCCTAGCGCAGGGTTTCACCGGTGGCCGCGAGATTCGTGGCCGCCCGCTCCAGGTCCTCGGCTGCCCGGTTGATGCGTTGAGTGGTGCTTGTCACCTGGTGACCGAGACGCTGGGCCTCGATGAAGACCTTGACGGCCAGCACGCCCAGGACGGCGATCCCGAGGAATCCCAGGGCGATGGCGAGCATGGGCCAGAACATGCGCAGTGCCTCGATGTTTCTCGTGTCCGAAGGTTCCGACGGTCCCGAATGTCCGGAGTGACGCCTCAGGCGCCGGTGTGCAGGCGGAGCGTCCGCACGCCGCCGCCGGTGAGGAGTTCCACTATCCGCTCCCCCGCCGGCCGGCGGACGGACACGCTGCACGCGGGGCAGGTGAACGAGTAGAACGTGGTCCGGCTGCTCGCGCCGATCGCCAGCCGGAACTCCGCCGCCGCCAGTTCGAACCGCGCACGGCAGTCCGGACAGGCGACCTTGAACCGCACCGAATCGGGAACGACAACGGTCGGCACATCGGAAACACCGGACACCACAGAAATATTGCCCATATCTCCTCAGGTATCCCCTCAGGCCAGGCCGTCGTACGCGGCGAGCGCCGCACGGGCCGCAGTCCGTGCGCTGCG harbors:
- the tatA gene encoding Sec-independent protein translocase subunit TatA: MMGNLKPLEIVLIIAVILLLFGAKKLPDMARSLGKSARILKSEAKAMKKDDEPAATTDTVADQAPQQPAAARTIQAAPGDVTSSRPVNEAKPTTQS